In one Deltaproteobacteria bacterium genomic region, the following are encoded:
- a CDS encoding prolipoprotein diacylglyceryl transferase yields MFPILFQFPNWLPLIGGRALHTYGLMVALAFLAGMLWVRHEGKRTGVDPEKMMDLFFYIVVSAIVGSRLLYVFASEPRWWENPLVFFRVWEGGLVFYGGLIGAVLVSVWYCRRHRLNFLTVADIF; encoded by the coding sequence ATGTTCCCGATTCTCTTCCAATTCCCCAACTGGCTTCCCTTAATCGGCGGCCGGGCCTTGCACACCTACGGCCTCATGGTTGCCCTTGCCTTTCTGGCCGGAATGCTCTGGGTCCGGCACGAAGGAAAACGCACAGGCGTTGATCCCGAAAAAATGATGGACCTTTTTTTCTATATCGTGGTTTCCGCTATTGTCGGGTCGCGGCTTCTCTATGTCTTTGCCTCGGAGCCGCGCTGGTGGGAGAATCCGCTCGTTTTTTTCCGCGTCTGGGAAGGGGGGCTGGTTTTCTACGGCGGCCTGATCGGCGCGGTGCTGGTGAGCGTCTGGTACTGTCGGCGTCATCGGCTCAATTTTTTAACCGTCGCCGATATTTTT
- the ilvD gene encoding dihydroxy-acid dehydratase, which yields MAKLNKYSSRITEDRSQPASQAMLYGIGLTEEDLKKPFVGIASTGYEGNTCNMHLNDLAKVVKEGCFDAGLNGLVFHTIGVSDGISMGTEGMNYSLQSREIIADSIETVMAAHWYDANISVVGCDKNMPGSVIAMGRLNRPSIMVYGGTISPGHFHDKVLDIVSAFEGLGEFVAGKIDEKELTGILQHACPGAGACGGMYTANTMASAIETLGMSLPYSSSHPATSPKKLEECRRAGGAILNLLEKDIKPRDIMTKKAFENAIAVVMALGGSTNAVLHLIAMAKSVGVRLMLKDFQRISDKTPYLADLKPSGKYVMEDLCNIGGVPAVLKLLLKEGFLHGDCMTCTGATLAENLESLPGLKEGQKIIFPADRPIKKTGHIQILHGNIAPEGAVAKLTGKEGLLFTGKARVFDCEEDAVKALEARKIKKGEVIVIRYEGPKGGPGMSEMLKVTAVVMGVGLGKDIALITDGRFSGGTHGFVVGHITPEAQEGGVIAVIKDGDEITINAGRHVINLNLPKKIVAARLKKWKAPPKARNGTLAKYAKLVSSASEGAVTG from the coding sequence ATGGCCAAGTTAAACAAATACAGTTCGCGGATCACCGAGGATCGAAGCCAGCCCGCCTCGCAGGCGATGCTCTACGGTATCGGCCTCACGGAGGAAGATCTGAAAAAGCCGTTTGTCGGCATTGCCTCCACCGGCTACGAGGGGAACACCTGCAACATGCATTTGAACGATCTGGCAAAGGTCGTCAAAGAGGGGTGCTTTGATGCGGGACTTAACGGACTTGTCTTTCACACCATCGGCGTTTCCGACGGGATTTCCATGGGGACCGAGGGAATGAATTATTCCCTCCAGTCGCGCGAGATTATCGCCGACTCCATCGAGACGGTGATGGCGGCCCACTGGTATGATGCCAACATCTCGGTTGTGGGATGCGACAAAAACATGCCGGGGTCGGTCATTGCCATGGGACGACTCAATCGCCCCAGCATCATGGTCTACGGCGGGACCATCAGCCCGGGCCATTTTCACGATAAGGTGCTCGATATCGTTTCGGCCTTTGAAGGATTGGGCGAATTTGTCGCCGGGAAGATCGATGAAAAAGAATTAACCGGAATCCTCCAGCATGCCTGTCCCGGAGCCGGCGCCTGCGGCGGGATGTACACCGCCAACACCATGGCCTCCGCCATCGAAACCCTCGGCATGAGCCTCCCCTACAGCTCCTCGCATCCAGCAACCTCGCCAAAAAAATTGGAGGAGTGCCGCCGGGCGGGAGGCGCCATCCTGAATCTTTTGGAAAAGGACATAAAGCCCCGCGACATCATGACAAAAAAGGCGTTTGAAAACGCCATCGCTGTCGTCATGGCGTTGGGGGGATCGACTAATGCCGTTCTTCACCTGATTGCCATGGCCAAATCGGTTGGCGTGAGGCTGATGCTCAAGGATTTTCAGAGGATCAGCGACAAGACCCCCTATCTGGCCGATCTGAAACCATCGGGCAAATATGTGATGGAAGATCTTTGCAACATCGGCGGCGTTCCGGCCGTGCTGAAACTTCTGCTGAAGGAGGGATTCCTGCACGGCGATTGCATGACCTGCACCGGCGCGACCCTTGCCGAAAATCTGGAATCGCTCCCCGGATTAAAAGAGGGGCAAAAAATAATTTTCCCGGCGGACCGGCCGATTAAAAAAACGGGGCATATTCAGATTCTCCACGGCAACATCGCCCCGGAAGGGGCGGTGGCCAAGTTGACCGGCAAGGAGGGTCTTTTGTTTACCGGAAAAGCGCGCGTGTTCGATTGCGAGGAGGATGCCGTCAAGGCGCTGGAGGCCCGAAAGATCAAAAAAGGGGAGGTCATTGTCATCCGGTACGAAGGGCCAAAGGGGGGGCCCGGGATGAGCGAAATGCTCAAGGTGACCGCCGTCGTGATGGGCGTCGGACTTGGAAAAGATATTGCCCTGATTACTGACGGGCGCTTTTCCGGAGGGACGCACGGGTTTGTCGTCGGCCACATCACGCCGGAGGCTCAAGAAGGGGGGGTGATTGCGGTTATCAAGGACGGTGATGAAATCACCATCAATGCCGGCAGGCATGTGATCAATCTGAATCTGCCGAAGAAAATTGTCGCCGCCCGGCTCAAAAAATGGAAGGCGCCGCCTAAAGCGCGGAACGGAACCCTCGCGAAATATGCCAAGCTGGTATCGTCGGCGTCGGAAGGAGCTGTTACTGGGTAA
- a CDS encoding thioredoxin domain-containing protein, which produces MKRLFLVSFLALVAAGCEKATPPPPSVPATEAVAPVPAPAPQSAPSGVLATVNGEPITDAEVIERVKNQLRKIESEMYDIKKEGLDSMIEEKLVAVAAKKKGMSADELIKAEVEKKVEEPTEAEITAFYSIYKKRFKDAPLEKVKDKLITQIKATKRQGAYNKFTEELRKNAKLEILMERPRLAVSVDDDPSKGKAGAPVTLIEFSDFQCPFCKRARETVNKIVDTYGDKVHYVFRDFPLSFHKQAKKAAEAAECADDQKKYWEYNALLWENQGDHEPDKLKDYAKKLGLNEKKFSDCLESDKYAEEVEKDQREGEAVGVSGTPAYFINGIMISGAQPFERFQELIDEELALAGKK; this is translated from the coding sequence ATGAAACGCCTTTTCCTAGTTTCTTTCCTGGCCTTGGTTGCCGCGGGTTGTGAAAAAGCAACCCCCCCTCCTCCCTCTGTCCCTGCAACGGAGGCGGTCGCCCCGGTGCCGGCTCCGGCGCCACAATCCGCCCCGTCCGGCGTTCTGGCAACCGTCAACGGCGAGCCGATCACCGACGCCGAGGTGATCGAGCGGGTGAAAAACCAACTCCGCAAAATTGAATCGGAGATGTACGACATCAAAAAAGAGGGGCTCGATTCGATGATCGAGGAAAAATTGGTCGCCGTTGCGGCAAAGAAAAAGGGGATGTCGGCCGACGAGCTGATCAAGGCGGAGGTGGAAAAAAAGGTAGAAGAGCCCACCGAGGCCGAAATCACCGCCTTCTACAGCATCTACAAAAAGCGTTTCAAGGATGCCCCGCTGGAAAAGGTGAAGGATAAATTGATTACACAGATCAAAGCGACCAAAAGACAGGGGGCCTACAACAAATTCACCGAGGAACTTCGAAAGAACGCCAAGCTCGAAATCCTGATGGAACGGCCGCGCCTTGCGGTATCGGTGGATGACGACCCGTCGAAGGGAAAGGCGGGGGCCCCCGTGACGCTGATTGAATTTTCCGATTTCCAGTGCCCCTTTTGCAAGCGGGCGCGCGAGACGGTCAACAAGATTGTCGATACCTACGGGGACAAGGTGCATTATGTTTTCCGCGATTTTCCGCTCTCGTTCCACAAACAGGCCAAAAAGGCGGCCGAGGCGGCCGAGTGCGCCGACGACCAGAAAAAATACTGGGAGTACAACGCCCTTCTCTGGGAAAACCAGGGGGACCATGAGCCGGACAAGCTCAAGGACTACGCCAAAAAGCTGGGGTTGAACGAAAAGAAATTTTCCGACTGCCTCGAATCGGACAAATACGCCGAGGAGGTGGAAAAGGATCAGCGGGAGGGGGAGGCGGTGGGGGTTTCGGGGACGCCGGCCTATTTTATCAACGGCATCATGATCTCGGGGGCCCAGCCGTTTGAGCGGTTTCAGGAATTGATCGACGAGGAACTGGCGCTGGCGGGAAAGAAATAA